The following are encoded in a window of Halosolutus halophilus genomic DNA:
- the hemA gene encoding glutamyl-tRNA reductase yields the protein MHAPNSAPTDLQADPVPARAVPKSVRRLACCRISHGTHSTDELGAIAPDDTLALARRIKRHDRVTEAVVLATCNRVEVYFSTRTPADRDAALRVAREALGTCETVKTETGLDVVEHLTRVACGLDSKVLGEDHVLGQVRRTFEAALEEGLAGGVLTRAADTAVSVGRTCRDETEINEGRVSYGSATCEIIADHVGSPSRLVVVGAGEMATSVANAAAHRWDGRVDVVNRTTAPGLPTGDGRYWPLDDLESALVEADAVVTATGAADPVLTPETAAGVGSDTLIVDLATPPDVAGTVRESAIPVVDLDAVQDRIDDAVAGRKEAVPAVEDAVADAVETFVDRERENRAEDTLRALHRTAAAIRETELERARARLENGEDDPETVLEDFASGLTAALLGSPTERLRTAARNGDDAVIEATHRLFELDASLEEPE from the coding sequence ATGCACGCTCCCAACTCGGCGCCAACCGACCTGCAAGCCGACCCCGTCCCGGCGAGGGCGGTCCCGAAGAGCGTTCGGCGACTCGCGTGTTGCCGAATTAGCCACGGAACTCACTCGACGGACGAACTGGGGGCGATCGCGCCGGACGACACACTCGCGCTCGCCCGTCGGATCAAGCGGCACGATCGCGTCACCGAGGCGGTCGTCCTTGCGACGTGTAACCGGGTCGAGGTGTATTTCAGTACTCGCACTCCGGCCGATCGGGACGCGGCGCTCCGCGTCGCGCGTGAGGCGCTCGGCACTTGCGAGACCGTCAAGACGGAGACGGGGCTCGACGTCGTCGAACACCTGACGCGCGTCGCCTGCGGTCTCGACAGCAAGGTGCTCGGTGAGGATCACGTCCTGGGGCAGGTCCGTCGAACGTTCGAGGCGGCGCTCGAGGAGGGGCTCGCCGGCGGCGTGTTGACGCGCGCAGCGGATACGGCGGTCTCGGTGGGTCGGACCTGCCGCGACGAGACCGAAATCAACGAGGGACGCGTCAGCTACGGGAGCGCGACCTGCGAGATCATCGCGGACCACGTCGGTTCTCCGTCCCGTCTCGTCGTCGTCGGCGCGGGAGAGATGGCGACCTCGGTCGCGAACGCGGCCGCTCATCGATGGGACGGCCGCGTCGACGTCGTCAATCGGACGACTGCGCCAGGGCTTCCCACCGGGGACGGTCGGTACTGGCCGCTCGACGACCTCGAGTCCGCGCTGGTCGAGGCCGACGCGGTCGTGACGGCGACGGGCGCAGCGGACCCGGTACTGACCCCCGAGACGGCGGCGGGCGTCGGGAGTGACACGCTGATCGTGGATCTGGCGACCCCTCCGGACGTCGCCGGCACCGTTCGCGAGTCGGCCATTCCGGTGGTGGATCTCGACGCGGTGCAAGACCGGATCGACGATGCCGTCGCGGGCCGGAAGGAGGCGGTACCGGCGGTCGAGGACGCGGTTGCCGATGCCGTCGAGACCTTCGTCGACCGGGAGCGCGAGAACCGCGCGGAGGATACGCTCCGTGCGTTACATCGCACCGCGGCAGCGATTCGAGAGACGGAACTCGAACGGGCGCGAGCGCGCCTCGAAAACGGGGAGGACGACCCCGAGACCGTGCTGGAGGACTTCGCCAGCGGGCTGACTGCCGCGCTG
- a CDS encoding YncE family protein encodes MTFDTNTVSAETDRSSRTPTIVKNAASSHFSAVDLDGGEVLARVGEGRYPHAVLFHPDAPVAYLLYISSAHVEVLDLERLETVQRVDGLGTMPVGSALGSDGDLLFVGTAVDLPEASDPGVLAFAIGDDGRLEPVGTRPLSRSSGMRIGPDDRLYVGQKTENEVLALGADVEMGVDARIPVGAEPHDLYVLADDGLVVVNHAGGSSASFVDSDADRIRCTAETGTNPHGFAVADGPGYRYGLFPAREDERVAVVDLEAVAAGEESPTEALIDVGTATGFAAVTPDGRYAIVDSYEEPFVTILDLADLSVAGRVEVGGEPLHVVFGPRGEECYVGNMERTDLAVLDTRPLADDRPADVTVGRRIDGLGEKPSGIFRPEVDQ; translated from the coding sequence ATGACTTTCGATACCAACACCGTATCCGCCGAAACCGACCGCTCGTCCCGGACACCGACGATCGTAAAGAACGCTGCAAGCAGCCACTTCAGTGCGGTCGACCTCGACGGCGGCGAAGTCCTCGCACGGGTCGGCGAGGGGCGGTACCCGCACGCGGTGCTGTTCCACCCGGACGCGCCCGTCGCGTATCTCCTGTACATCTCGAGTGCCCACGTAGAGGTGCTCGATCTCGAGCGGCTGGAAACGGTTCAACGCGTCGACGGACTCGGAACGATGCCCGTCGGGAGCGCACTCGGTTCCGACGGCGACTTGCTCTTCGTCGGCACCGCCGTGGACCTGCCGGAGGCGTCCGACCCCGGCGTCCTGGCGTTCGCGATCGGCGACGACGGCCGACTCGAGCCGGTGGGCACACGACCGCTCTCCCGAAGTTCCGGTATGCGAATCGGGCCGGACGATCGGCTGTACGTAGGCCAGAAGACCGAGAACGAGGTCCTCGCGCTCGGGGCCGACGTCGAGATGGGGGTCGACGCCCGGATCCCCGTCGGCGCGGAGCCACACGACCTCTACGTGCTCGCGGACGACGGGCTGGTGGTCGTCAACCACGCTGGCGGATCGTCCGCCTCGTTCGTCGATTCGGACGCGGATCGGATCCGCTGTACCGCCGAGACGGGGACGAACCCGCACGGCTTCGCCGTCGCGGACGGCCCCGGCTATCGGTACGGACTCTTCCCGGCCCGCGAGGACGAACGGGTCGCCGTCGTCGATCTCGAGGCGGTCGCGGCCGGCGAGGAGTCGCCGACGGAAGCGTTGATCGACGTCGGAACGGCGACCGGCTTCGCCGCGGTGACGCCGGACGGCCGCTACGCGATCGTCGACTCCTACGAGGAACCGTTCGTGACGATCCTGGACCTGGCTGACCTGTCGGTCGCCGGTCGCGTCGAGGTCGGTGGGGAACCGCTCCACGTCGTCTTCGGACCGAGGGGGGAGGAGTGTTACGTCGGGAACATGGAGCGAACCGACCTCGCGGTGCTCGACACCCGGCCGCTCGCCGACGATCGGCCGGCGGACGTGACGGTCGGCCGGCGAATCGACGGACTCGGTGAGAAGCCAAGCGGTATCTTCCGCCCGGAGGTGGACCAATGA
- a CDS encoding cytochrome D1 domain-containing protein: MTQPKSAATSMEDHEERIKRHLSASREIAKNLDFDDELSFEMGLPSPGRRTFLKTSGVVAASAALAGCGDQTGQSTPSDDDEDSGTPEAEQSETVQLEAHQYEFQPQEIRVPPNTELTIEFTKSTFEKASDFALHSFYLEDPYDIGPIELPESTDDEAFDSVTFVTDEEGTFDFECSVYCGDGHAQMNGQLYVVPEGESVDEVDFTDMETLKERHEILKEESELAQEPQHDLDLRDIMVVTERNNGSVAMIDTVNDEFLERVENVGKAIHVHDFHPELPEQTREGAYVYTQSRQGEMYKIDLFDFERVAVADAGTDARDIAVSRDGDYVIGGFYNPNHLVICDADTMEPLKRIPTHTVNPDGESLGSRVCSLYDVPEEGLFLAGLKEGGEVWLIDYTQDDFPVVATIECGRTLHDGFFTEDGRYFMIASQTDNQMDIVDTQKREHAAAIPMDAVPHPGPGALYPDEDLAFTTHAGAPSVGVWDTNTWEAEEMIDVRGSGLFIRKHENSDYVWADVILTDTEDDAYVYTIDPNTLEVDQEIDCSQWGADAAIHPEFSRDGEKVYISVWQGDNESILVFDPNTGELLTQIEDLLAPTGKFLGVRAEGH, translated from the coding sequence ATGACACAACCCAAGTCCGCGGCTACGTCGATGGAGGACCACGAGGAACGGATCAAGCGCCACTTGAGCGCTTCGAGAGAGATCGCGAAGAACCTGGATTTCGACGACGAGTTGAGCTTCGAGATGGGATTGCCGAGTCCGGGTCGTCGGACGTTTCTGAAGACCAGCGGCGTTGTGGCTGCGTCGGCGGCGCTTGCCGGCTGTGGGGATCAAACGGGGCAGAGTACGCCGTCGGATGACGACGAAGACTCGGGAACGCCGGAGGCGGAGCAGAGCGAGACGGTTCAACTGGAGGCCCATCAGTACGAGTTCCAGCCCCAGGAGATCCGGGTCCCGCCGAACACGGAGCTGACGATCGAGTTCACGAAGTCGACCTTCGAGAAGGCCTCGGACTTCGCGCTCCACTCGTTCTACCTCGAGGACCCGTACGATATTGGCCCCATCGAGTTGCCCGAAAGCACCGACGACGAGGCGTTCGACTCGGTCACGTTCGTCACCGATGAAGAGGGGACCTTCGACTTCGAGTGTTCGGTCTACTGTGGCGACGGACACGCCCAGATGAACGGTCAGCTGTACGTCGTTCCCGAGGGCGAATCCGTCGACGAGGTGGACTTCACGGACATGGAGACGCTGAAAGAGCGTCACGAGATCCTCAAAGAAGAGAGCGAGTTGGCCCAGGAGCCACAGCACGACCTCGACCTGCGGGATATCATGGTCGTCACCGAACGCAACAACGGGTCGGTGGCGATGATCGACACGGTCAACGACGAGTTCCTGGAGCGGGTCGAGAACGTGGGGAAGGCGATCCACGTTCACGACTTCCATCCCGAACTGCCCGAGCAGACGCGCGAAGGCGCGTACGTGTACACGCAGTCGCGGCAGGGAGAGATGTACAAGATCGACCTGTTCGACTTCGAACGGGTCGCCGTGGCCGACGCCGGGACGGACGCCCGGGACATCGCGGTCTCCCGGGACGGTGACTACGTGATCGGCGGGTTCTACAACCCAAACCACCTGGTCATCTGTGACGCCGACACGATGGAGCCGCTCAAGCGGATCCCGACCCATACCGTCAATCCCGACGGCGAGAGCCTCGGTAGCCGCGTCTGCTCGCTGTACGACGTCCCGGAGGAAGGGCTCTTCCTCGCCGGCCTCAAGGAGGGCGGCGAGGTGTGGCTCATCGACTACACCCAGGACGACTTCCCGGTCGTGGCGACCATCGAGTGTGGTCGAACCCTTCACGACGGGTTCTTCACGGAGGACGGACGCTACTTCATGATCGCCTCCCAGACGGACAACCAGATGGACATCGTCGACACCCAGAAGCGGGAACACGCCGCCGCGATCCCGATGGATGCGGTTCCACACCCGGGGCCGGGCGCGCTGTACCCGGACGAGGACCTCGCGTTCACGACGCACGCCGGTGCACCGAGCGTCGGCGTCTGGGACACGAACACGTGGGAGGCCGAGGAGATGATCGACGTCAGAGGCTCCGGCCTGTTCATCCGAAAACACGAGAACAGCGACTACGTCTGGGCCGATGTCATCCTCACCGACACCGAGGACGACGCGTACGTCTACACGATCGATCCAAACACCCTCGAGGTCGACCAGGAGATCGACTGCAGCCAGTGGGGTGCTGACGCCGCGATTCATCCGGAGTTCAGCCGTGACGGCGAGAAAGTGTACATCAGCGTCTGGCAGGGTGACAACGAATCGATCCTCGTGTTCGATCCGAACACGGGCGAACTGCTGACCCAGATCGAGGATCTGCTGGCACCGACCGGGAAATTCCTCGGCGTCCGCGCGGAGGGACACTAA
- a CDS encoding radical SAM/SPASM domain-containing protein produces MIDLTRLIRGLDNRPEQIRYEKRHTRDALVPLVVWNTTPACNLRCKHCYFGACDERDSEELSTAEARAFIDSLAEMDVPVLVFSGGEPFFRDDLAELTRYAAEQGLRPIASSNGTFLTEERARAAADAGMQYVGVSLDGIGATNDEFRGVEGAFERARDGLRNARDAGMGTGIRCTMTEGTVDDVPAVIDLAVEEGIDRVNVFHLIYSGRGGDITDADLEFERTREMLEYLYERTKELAETNPDMQILTAGNYADAVYLYHRIREDTPEHADRARDLLFDDGPGRVVKNGDAGPKVVNVDHRGDVHPSMFLSQYTLGNVRNRRLDEILAESDLWDQLAEPSGRLTGRCGRCPWKEVCGGNSRARAAAVHDDLWAEDPRCYLTDAELGMDERRTDHAPTIDVPVTID; encoded by the coding sequence ATGATCGACCTGACACGCCTTATCAGAGGACTCGACAATCGCCCGGAACAGATCCGCTACGAAAAGCGTCACACGAGGGATGCGCTCGTCCCGCTGGTCGTCTGGAACACGACGCCTGCGTGCAATCTGCGGTGCAAGCACTGCTACTTCGGGGCCTGTGACGAGCGCGACAGCGAGGAGCTGTCGACGGCCGAAGCCAGGGCGTTCATCGACTCCCTGGCCGAAATGGACGTGCCGGTACTCGTGTTCAGCGGCGGTGAGCCGTTCTTCCGCGACGACCTCGCCGAACTCACCCGGTACGCGGCGGAGCAGGGCCTGCGTCCGATCGCCTCGAGCAACGGCACGTTCCTGACCGAGGAGCGCGCCCGGGCAGCGGCCGACGCCGGGATGCAGTACGTCGGCGTCTCGCTGGACGGCATCGGGGCGACCAACGACGAGTTCCGCGGCGTCGAAGGAGCGTTCGAACGGGCTCGCGACGGGCTCCGAAACGCCCGCGACGCCGGAATGGGGACGGGGATCCGGTGTACGATGACCGAGGGAACCGTCGACGACGTCCCTGCGGTGATCGACCTCGCCGTCGAGGAGGGGATCGACCGCGTCAACGTCTTCCACCTCATTTACTCCGGCCGCGGCGGCGACATCACCGACGCCGACCTCGAGTTCGAACGCACTCGAGAGATGCTCGAGTACCTCTACGAGCGCACCAAAGAACTCGCCGAGACCAATCCCGACATGCAGATCCTGACCGCCGGCAATTATGCCGACGCGGTCTATCTCTACCACCGCATTCGGGAGGACACGCCGGAGCACGCCGATCGGGCCCGGGACCTCCTGTTCGACGACGGGCCCGGTCGCGTCGTAAAGAACGGCGACGCCGGCCCGAAGGTGGTCAACGTCGACCATCGCGGCGACGTCCACCCGAGCATGTTCCTCTCACAGTACACCCTCGGGAACGTTCGAAACCGGCGGCTCGACGAGATCCTCGCCGAAAGCGATCTCTGGGACCAGCTGGCCGAACCGTCCGGACGGCTGACCGGTCGATGCGGACGGTGTCCGTGGAAGGAGGTCTGTGGCGGGAACTCCCGTGCCCGCGCCGCTGCAGTGCACGACGACCTCTGGGCCGAGGATCCGCGGTGTTACCTCACCGACGCCGAGCTGGGTATGGACGAACGGCGAACCGACCACGCGCCCACGATCGACGTTCCAGTCACGATCGACTAG